In the genome of Nymphaea colorata isolate Beijing-Zhang1983 chromosome 9, ASM883128v2, whole genome shotgun sequence, one region contains:
- the LOC116260077 gene encoding ethylene-responsive transcription factor WIN1-like codes for MVRRNKLRGVRQRHWGSWVSEIRHPLLKRRLWLGTFESAEKAAKAYDEAALLINGPNAKTNFPVNNSQKTKDDPGSKYALPFTKDRLCNTSSLASKLARYGRQASPSLTCLRLDPDALNIGLWSKGAGSSSESNWVMRVELGTLQTSTLPTPSSSTSSSSSQKGTNKGWEDEESIALQMVEELMSEEFTMNFENPIDPLELKEHMNEKFPLNLENPLNPRELEKYMSEEFPLDLKNQLGSSESQVAEVGPNGVP; via the exons ATGGTGCGGCGGAACAAGCTAAGAGGTGTCAGGCAAAGGCACTGGGGATCTTGGGTTTCCGAGATTCGCCATCCGCTTCT GAAGAGGAGACTATGGCTTGGGACGTTCGAAAGTGCTGAAAAAGCTGCTAAGGCTTACGACGAAGCTGCATTGCTAATCAATGGACCAAACGCTAAGACCAACTTCCCTGTCAACAACAGTCAGAAGACAAAAGATGATCCTGGCAGCAAGTATGCACTGCCATTTACTAAAGATCGTCTCTGCAACACCAGCAGCCTTGCTTCAAAGCTCGCCAGGTATGGCCGACAAGCATCACCATCGCTCACATGCCTCCGGCTCGACCCAGATGCCCTGAACATTGGTCTCTGGAGCAAGGGCGCTGGCAGCAGCTCAGAATCGAACTGGGTTATGAGAGTGGAACTAGGGACATTGCAGACCAGCACACTGCCAACACCATCGTCGTCaacatcatcgtcatcatcacaAAAAGGAACAAATAAGGGGTGGGAGGATGAAGAATCAATAGCATTGCAGATGGTGGAGGAGCTCATGAGTGAAGAGTTCACTATGAACTTCGAGAACCCAATAGACCCACTTGAGTTGAAGGAGCACATGAATGAAAAATTCCCTCTGAATTTAGAGAACCCATTGAACCCACGTGAGTTGGAAAAGTACATGAGTGAAGAATTCCCTCTGGATTTGAAGAATCAGCTGGGCTCATCTGAGTCTCAGGTAGCTGAGGTTGGGCCCAATGGTGTGCCTTGA